The following are encoded in a window of Plasmodium vivax chromosome 10, whole genome shotgun sequence genomic DNA:
- a CDS encoding hypothetical protein, conserved (encoded by transcript PVX_079920A) — protein MLRGDALKGELTSGADNDELVTAKQLFATHLKVDERTKQLYRHFNVEEYVLEVVRSKGAEKKGDGKEGGSGTLEEASGGEGANGENAGAGKVSGAENVNDTKKASESDIANEADNANEADNEHSAGDDTDSECPKRDEQAYREELQFLKANPLHLSRWYDVLELYQREEVYELFLLVFPRCTLYWTKYAELKVKKKEYTEAYKIYRRCIDANIYDLKFIFSFLYFAYHTSSIHEYISFLFEGLKYVGTDIKSGTIWVELLYILIKINNTHLIQNNDVQNLLLDPFRNISSKKRNEGPLLPSEKEQAIFSSSIPNKSGKTVTYTEHYTSDGKLRKFYHCWFNNPTKYLDKVWKNFCSYEKTLTDNFTVSSLAIYNTQYLNAKNAFRELSALYQELNLDRKFKIDKKFKLIIPISRKYKVENCILLRRWEKIINFEKENPLKLSLPLVRKRIMYVYEQALVHLQFNADLWFSYFQFLLLSKRFNYAIRIMREAIEVYLPFDELLKLNFAYFFERHALINQAHFVYQLMLGEVSKKRKQFSLPFLHSKEGFKKGSLGLVRSRAGKRKRMRGATPGGTHQRGESSEMDGFSGGDDPHNSRSDEERKGGKKKAKAEGPPRGDNSNGGNEQDNEGANEGASEEEGHNNREDNRGVDHTSEQGSGAPPGEAPEAPNSCEDDIRRKFLHCDYEKIEERKKYFINYINVNKKKRRDFVFTHFLNFVKRNYDETIWRYYTGVVLSEKRCSQYVYYYCANMERRIFKNEKRAIYIMNEGYKKYASNKRFLLLYVKFLLEKGNMDEVRSLVYKFIHNLYADFYRQYDREHNSSGKKSSRGKSGQGEFNQFDSNYIKLLKKKNEACDKMWTLLTQLETLYGDITNLNRIWKTKLKYESGYNLEENKNVLIDFDNVSNVNEHMFVEDSTLTDILCKGYLENLKKNDIDNLQFKVNLVNSQQFGGAPLKKTFSFFQVSGENAFTEVLTRNECVVEVRGGEKKKKKKAVLQEGEPPQKPDQRQTQEDDPARPPQSQAKKEPLSESDVSESRIANGGESQNNPNGQGGAEGVNNDQLGNPPLKKEKKRSTKRGTVKSTYDSFNFLDARASVKKKKKKTRNNVESSAKSGECKAEEKTAMMTDTVSCISRPNLKKMLLYKPLENYEHLEVDGGKLHDEKNISLSEYPYCVSDLNRNDDRDYFFKREYFTMPNIINDFLSLLPEEDAGLNVSDSSIDYLITSLQNLTIPKLKEFPYEPIPVKEIIQIKSEMNG, from the coding sequence ATGCTTAGGGGGGACGCACTGAAGGGCGAGTTAACCAGTGGGGCGGACAATGACGAACTGGTTACAGCCAAGCAACTCTTCGCGACGCACTTGAAGGTGGACGAGAGGACCAAGCAGCTTTACAGGCACTTCAACGTGGAGGAGTATGTGCTCGAGGTTGTGCGAAGTAAGGGGGCGGAGAAGAAGGGCGATGGTAAGGAGGGAGGAAGTGGCACATTGGAGGAGGCCAGCGGGGGTGAGGGCGCGAATGGGGAAAATGCTGGCGCAGGGAAAGTGAGCGGAGCGGAAAATGTGAATGACACGAAAAAGGCCAGCGAATCCGATATCGCCAACGAAGCGGACAACGCGAACGAAGCCGACAACGAGCACAGCGCGGGCGACGACACAGACAGTGAGTGCCCCAAAAGAGACGAGCAGGCGTACCGAGAAGAGCTGCAGTTTTTAAAAGCCAACCCACTGCACCTGAGCAGGTGGTACGACGTGCTGGAGCTGTAccaaagggaagaagtgtACGAACTGTTTCTGCTGGTTTTCCCAAGGTGCACATTATATTGGACCAAATATGCAGAGctgaaagtaaaaaaaaaggaatacacaGAAgcgtataaaatatatcgcAGGTGTATTGATGCGAATATCTACGActtgaaatttattttctcctttttgtactTTGCCTACCACACGTCTTCCATTCACGAGTACATCAGTTTTTTGTTCGAGGGGTTGAAGTACGTAGGGACGGATATAAAGTCAGGCACCATTTGGGTGGAGCTCCTATACAtactaataaaaataaacaacaCACATTTGATTCAGAATAATGACGTTCAAAATTTGCTGCTCGATCCATTTAGGAACATAAGCAGTAAGAAGAGGAATGAAGGGCCATTGCTGCCATCAGAAAAGGAGCAAGCCATATTTAGCTCCTCCATTCCAAATAAAAGTGGCAAAACGGTGACGTACACGGAGCATTACACAAGTGATGGGAAGCTTAGGAAGTTTTACCATTGCTGGTTTAATAACCCCACAAAATATTTAGATAAGGTGTGGAAGAATTTTTGCTCCTACGAAAAAACCCTCACAGATAATTTTACCGTCAGTTCGCTAGCCATCTACAATACGCAGTACTTAAATGCGAAGAATGCCTTTAGAGAGTTATCTGCCCTTTACCAGGAGTTAAATTTAGACCGGAAAttcaaaattgataaaaaatttaagctAATCATACCCATTAGCAGGAAATATAAGGTAGAAAATTGCATCCTCCTTCGTCGGTGGGAAAAAATCATCAATTTTGAGAAAGAGAACCCCCTCAAGTTGAGTCTCCCTCTTGTGCGTAAAAGAATTATGTATGTCTACGAACAGGCCTTGGTCCATTTACAGTTTAATGCCGATTTGTGGTTTTCCTACTTCCAGTTTTTGCTACTAAGTAAAAGGTTTAATTATGCCATTAGGATTATGAGGGAAGCCATCGAGGTGTACCTCCCCTTTGACGAATTGCTGAAGTTAAATTTTGCGTACTTCTTCGAAAGGCACGCTTTAATAAACCAGGCGCACTTCGTCTATCAGCTTATGCTTGGTGAGGTTtccaaaaagaggaagcagttttctctcccctttttgcactcCAAGGAGGGCTTCAAGAAGGGGTCCTTGGGCCTTGTGAGGAGCAGGGCGGGcaagaggaagaggatgaGGGGCGCTACACCGGGGGGGACGCACCAACGGGGGGAATCCAGTGAGATGGATGGTTTCAGCGGAGGGGATGACCCGCATAACAGCAGGAGCGATGAGGAAAgaaaggggggtaaaaaaaaggcaaaagcgGAGGGCCCACCCCGGGGTGATAACAGCAACGGGGGGAACGAGCAGGATAATGAGGGTGCTAATGAAGGTGCTAGTGAGGAAGAGGGCCATAACAACCGCGAGGACAATCGCGGGGTGGACCACACGAGTGAGCAGGGCAGTGGagcccccccgggggaggcGCCAGAAGCGCCCAACTCTTGCGAAGACGACATCAGGAGGAAATTTCTGCACTGCGATTACGAAAAGATTGAGGAGCGGAAAAAATACTTCATAAACTACATTAACgtgaacaagaaaaaaaggagagactTCGTCTTcacgcattttttaaattttgttaaaaggaATTACGATGAAACGATCTGGAGGTACTACACGGGGGTGGTGCTGAGCGAGAAGAGGTGCTCCCAATATGTATACTACTACTGTGCAAACATGGAAagaagaatttttaaaaatgaaaagagggCCATCTATATCATGAATGAGGGTTATAAGAAGTACGCGTCGAATAAGCGGTTCCTCCTGCTTTATGTTAAGTTTTTGCTGGAGAAGGGGAACATGGACGAGGTGAGATCGTTAGTCTACAAATTTATTCACAACCTGTATGCAGATTTTTATAGGCAGTATGACAGGGAACATAACAgcagtgggaaaaaaagctCCAGAGGGAAATCCGGGCAGGGAGAATTTAACCAGTTCGATTCTAactatataaaattgttgaagaaaaaaaatgaagcgtgCGATAAGATGTGGACGTTACTGACGCAGCTGGAGACGCTCTACGGGGACATAACCAATTTGAACCGAATTTGGAAAACCAAATTGAAATATGAGTCGGGGTACAAtttggaagaaaataaaaatgtgctcaTCGATTTTGATAACGTGTCGAATGTTAACGAACATATGTTTGTGGAAGATTCTACGCTGACGGATATCCTTTGCAAGGgatatttggaaaatttaaaaaaaaatgacatagACAATCTGCAGTTTAAGGTGAACCTGGTCAATTCGCAGCAGTTCGGCGGGGCTCCCCTCAAAAAgaccttctccttttttcaagTAAGCGGAGAAAATGCCTTCACCGAGGTGTTAACAAGAAATGAGTGCGTGGTTGAGGTGCGGGGGGgtgagaagaagaagaagaaaaaggcagTACTCCAGGAGGGGGAGCCTCCTCAGAAGCCTGATCAGAGGCAGACACAGGAGGACGACCCTGCGAGGCCCCCCCAATCGCAGGCAAAGAAGGAGCCCCTAAGCGAAAGCGACGTGAGCGAAAGCCGCATTGCGAACGGGGGTGAAAGTCAAAATAACCCAAACGGGCAAGGCGGCGCAGAAGGTGTAAATAACGACCAGCTGGGAAACCCCCCtttgaagaaagaaaaaaaacgttccACGAAAAGAGGCACAGTGAAGTCCACCTACGATTCGTTTAACTTTTTGGACGCGCGAGcaagtgtgaaaaaaaaaaaaaaaaaaactcgcaATAACGTTGAGAGTAGTGCGAAGAGTGGGGAATGTAAAGCCgaagaaaaaacagccaTGATGACGGACACTGTGAGTTGCATCAGCAGACccaatttaaagaaaatgctTCTGTACAAGCCGCTAGAAAATTATGAGCATTTAGAAGTAGATGGGGGGAAATTACACGATGAGAAAAACATATCCCTCAGTGAATACCCCTACTGTGTTAGCGACTTGAACAGAAATGACGATAGGGATTATTTCTTCAAGCGAGAATATTTCACCATGCCAAATATAATAAACGACTTTTTAAGTTTGCTTCCTGAAGAAGATGCAGGCCTAAATGTGTCCGATAGTTCCATCGATTATTTAATTACCTCTCTGCAAAATTTGACCATCCCCAAGTTGAAGGAATTTCCCTACGAGCCGATACCCGTGAAGGAAATTATACAGATAAAGAGCGAGATGAATGGTTAG
- a CDS encoding hypothetical protein, conserved (encoded by transcript PVX_079925A), with protein MEGKDRNSTSDANFSKYKNKKIVKTIDDINEFVKTYPRTNRELNTYIIKKDRGSEVSLLKSFVFYIFTQITSILAVCLVIFCIGFLIGNHMSSKSSVVNSVIYNFYSAKDLGAQLYVVRDANPNDGEGGQVHDTLALDLMINFNFDYNNLFMGTLIGKALLYYYPANDIGVRGEEYCYSDGKNGEVAQPMMMSARRQFSKWQQKDEKLLAIFEKENSLIFLNYAMKMKREAQITYINDLLLENLNAFPIGGADVTISPGIMQGINSINALVSINHMISDQALLHHLTNDCKKGRIYVQLHFASNQIKTILFRFQPQTGMFLPFRIPCEIKSHEKSPSNEFRLSVIKNYNVQKTAIKNINFFIN; from the coding sequence atggagggaaagGACAGGAACAGCACGAGCGACGCAAACTTTAgtaaatacaaaaacaaaaaaatagtgaaaacAATAGATGACATAAACGAGTTTGTAAAAACGTACCCTCGAACGAACAGAGAATTAAACACGTACATTATCAAAAAGGATAGAGGAAGCGAAGTCtctcttttaaaaagcttcgttttttacatatttaccCAAATAACAAGTATCCTAGCAGTCTGTTTGGTCATATTTTGCATTGGCTTCCTAATTGGAAATCACATGTCATCCAAATCGTCGGTGGTAAATTCGGTTATCTACAATTTTTACTCTGCAAAGGACCTCGGTGCGCAGCTGTACGTGGTGAGGGATGCCAATCCGAATGATGGGGAAGGGGGTCAAGTGCACGACACACTGGCACTAGACCTAATGATCAATTTTAACTTTGACTATAATAACCTATTTATGGGGACGCTCATCGGAAAAGCGTTATTGTATTACTACCCAGCTAATGACATTGGCGTAAGGGGCGAAGAATACTGCTATTCAGATggtaaaaatggtgaagtgGCACAGCCCATGATGATGAGTGCAAGGAGGCAATTCTCCAAGTGGCAgcaaaaagatgaaaaactGCTTGCCATTTTTGAGAAAGAAAattcgctcatttttttaaattacgctatgaagatgaagagggAAGCTCAAATAACGTACATAAACGATTTATTGCTTGAGAATTTAAATGCCTTCCCAATTGGGGGGGCAGACGTTACCATATCTCCGGGCATCATGCAGGGTATTAACTCTATTAACGCCCTGGTCAGCATAAACCACATGATTTCTGATCAAGCCTTATTACATCACTTAACCAATGACTGTAAGAAGGGGAGGATATACGTACAGCTACACTTTGCGAGCAATCAAATAAAGACAATCCTCTTTCGTTTCCAACCCCAAACTGGGATGTTTTTACCCTTTAGAATTCCCTGCGAGATCAAGTCGCACGAGAAAAGTCCGAGCAATGAATTTCGCCTAAGTGTCATTAAGAATTATAACGTCCAAAAAACGGCCATCAAGaatattaacttttttatcaATTAG
- a CDS encoding WD domain, G-beta repeat domain containing protein (encoded by transcript PVX_079930A) — MNRDASKMSRVYTSIDCESTVFDVEFHPKLDVICAGLFDGNLLLYKLKEEKKKFEKKWNICNHKKTVSCISFSSNGKKILAASSDNKCSLTDITGKLIWTNTCHKHSVCSTLFTSANTFLTADETGIIKHWDARDESKKPIHKIKEFDDTISSMVLNADEKSVVVSSGGYLAHFDILNKKKIISHSVSEEYTDEFLCSKLLAHNAKIVCTTMNGNITIFSKQPWANMEGKIKASKDMISTFVKLDEYAILFGTADGVIRVAHILPNKMGDVIARLESGESVEKLAINKKKKLLASISHNSSIHFYPIHADSSHMSGRMGKKKKSFFRDL; from the coding sequence ATGAACAGGGACGCCTCCAAAATGAGCAGAGTATACACGTCCATCGACTGTGAGTCAACCGTTTTTGACGTAGAATTTCACCCCAAATTGGACGTAATATGTGCGGGCCTATTCGATGGGAacttattattatacaaattgaaggaggaaaaaaaaaaatttgaaaaaaaatggaacatttGCAACCACAAAAAAACTGTAAGTTGTATCTCCTTTTCAAGtaatgggaagaaaatacTAGCAGCGTCGTCTGACAATAAATGCTCCCTGACAGACATCACCGGCAAGTTGATTTGGACCAACACATGTCACAAGCATTCCGTGTGCTCAACTCTCTTTACAAGTGCAAATACTTTTTTAACGGCTGACGAAACGGGGATTATAAAACACTGGGATGCGAGAGATGAATCAAAAAAACCGATTCACAAAATCAAAGAATTTGATGATACCATTTCTAGTATGGTTTTAAATGCAGATGAAAAATCTGTCGTCGTTTCTTCTGGAGGTTACTTAGCCCATTTTGATattctaaataaaaaaaaaattatctccCATAGTGTATCGGAAGAATATACGGATGAATTTCTGTGCTCCAAGTTACTGGCACataatgcaaaaattgtATGTACCACTATGAATGGGAAtattaccattttttcaaaacagCCTTGGGCTAACATGGAAGGGAAGATCAAAGCCAGCAAAGATATGATAAGTACCTTTGTCAAGCTGGATGAGTATGCAATCCTGTTTGGTACAGCTGATGGGGTTATAAGGGTTGCTCATATTTTAcccaacaaaatgggggacgTCATTGCCCGGCTGGAAAGTGGCGAAAGCGTTGAAAAGTTAgcaattaacaaaaaaaaaaaactccttgCCAGCATATCCCACAATTCTTCCATTCATTTTTACCCAATTCATGCGGATAGTTCGCATATGTCCGgcagaatgggaaaaaagaaaaagtccTTCTTCCGGGATTTGTAG
- a CDS encoding Arf GTP-ase activating protein, putative (encoded by transcript PVX_079935A): MQNWIKNKYEKKLYAPANRKEPYQYYVEGVDPRSCLPLLAPANAEVNEKITENVGSLDIFDSLKIFDNKKIEEALRNKKSSSNNEKETGLLTEHTKKEPAKKKIYMNDNFYSFDHIPYRENNCSSIHNDSRNPSKDSYFFNDFVNVSSSNKNSFDVNIPKDVRHPGKGNDQCSREKSFSHLEEAKKVNLHGDGTGGNGSGRGGHHVSNSRSNSRSDSQTNSQSNSRGISRSNSRTFSHSNSQSIAPSNSQSVRPSNSHSISPSNNHSISPSNNQNKVLSSSMANIGGRAEPSKLSEKKNFGSFSSLSEKELRDAKVQAAKKCIARLFANSKNISFSEKNKSNTSVNNQDGPVGIVKNHVSNMHCNAINGDKHNSFEVFRPKNANSDRPDRDHLDMFAEQEKTNNLKNENKADKDFDFFF; encoded by the exons ATGCAGAACtggataaaaaataaatatgagaAGAAGTTGTACGCGCCCGCGAATAGGAAGGAGCCCTACCAGTACTACGTGGAAG GGGTGGACCCCAGAAGCTGCCTCCCACTGCTGGCCCCCGCCAACGCGGAAGTGAA CGAAAAAATTACGGAGAATGTAGGCAGCTTAGACATTTTCGACTcccttaaaatatttgataataaaaaaatagaagaagctttgcgaaataaaaagagcagcagcaacaatGAGAAGGAAACAGGTCTACTCACAGAGCACACAAAGAAGGAacccgcaaaaaaaaaaatctacatgaatgataatttttattcatttgaCCATATCCCCTATAGGGAAAATAATTGCAGCAGCATCCATAATGATAGCAGGAACCCGTCCAAGGATTCCTATTTCTTCAACGACTTTGTTAATGTGAGTAGTTCAAATAAAAACTCATTCGACGTGAACATTCCGAAGGACGTGAGACACCCCGGTAAGGGTAATGACCAGTGTAGCAGAGAAAAGagcttttcccatttggaagaagccaaaaaaGTGAACCTTCATGGTGATGGCACAGGCGGAAATGGCAGCGGCAGAGGTGGGCACCATGTGAGTAACAGCCGAAGCAACAGCCGAAGCGACAGCCAAACGAACAGCCAGAGCAACAGTCGAGGCATTAGCCGAAGCAACAGCAGAACCTTCAGCCATAGCAACAGTCAAAGCATCGCCCCGAGTAACAGTCAAAGCGTCCGCCCGAGTAACAGCCATAGCATCAGTCCAAGTAACAACCATAGCATCAGTCCAAGTAACAACCAAAACAAAGTCCTCAGCAGCAGCATGGCCAACATCGGAGGCAGAGCCGAACCGTCCAAACTcagcgagaaaaaaaacttcggTAGCTTTAGCTCCCTCTCGGAGAAAGAACTTAGAGACGCAAAAGTgcaagcggcaaaaaaatgcattgcGAGACTTTTTGCCAACTCGAAAAATATCTccttttcagaaaaaaataaaagtaacaCAAGCGTAAATAATCAGGATGGCCCAGTTGGAATTGTAAAAAACCACGTGAGCAATATGCACTGTAATGCAATAAATGGAGACAAACATAATTCTTTCGAAGTGTTTCGTccgaaaaatgcaaacagTGATCGTCCTGATAGGGACCATTTGGACATGTTCGCCGAGCAGGAAAAGAcgaacaatttaaaaaatgaaaataaagccGACAAagattttgatttttttttttga
- a CDS encoding hypothetical protein, conserved (encoded by transcript PVX_079940A), giving the protein MRILFFIFALFIAYCINGKGTESNPGDGELNGDFLLLHKAEITAVVSSGCKKEEKNVLSEVFQNEGTHKRGPKSEGYILLDEQIDAYEMLNIQCTFKVQKNFDKTKLAILLVKQLEKECLHMDGKKYSCHSTVQDLKEDETFIFSNELEDNLVISKVSFLFVNLIPFDGYYTFDLLITDGSHFIKIDFFKMYLHFFNHLPIVQYPLGEKENAVVRSVMRKELRRRDQLYTHKHVVHNYRDYYALPIIRKGGVISGKDKPKRVNRIIPMALVTLLFLLFLIHVYFIFRHLKYNMKNMNTSYFNYAFLFSFVCVMLLFILYDLFFNLLQMLYIFPWVFSLFLVFFYKALNALREHRKGASCADCKR; this is encoded by the coding sequence CATATTGTATTAACGGGAAGGGAACAGAGAGTAACCCCGGAGATGGGGAGCTGAATGGCGATTTTCTGCTCCTACACAAGGCGGAAATCACCGCCGTGGTGTCCTCGGGCTGtaagaaggaggaaaagaatgTGCTAAGTGaggttttccaaaatgaggGTACGCACAAAAGAGGTCCAAAGTCCGAGGGGTACATTTTACTAGACGAGCAGATCGACGCGTACGAAATGTTAAACATTCAGTGTACATTTAAAGTAcagaaaaattttgataagACAAAGTTGGCCATTCTTTTGGTGAAGCAGCTGGAGAAGGAGTGTCTCCACATGGACGGCAAAAAATATTCGTGCCACAGCACTGTGCAAGATTTGAAAGAAGATGAAACGTTTATTTTTAGCAACGAGTTGGAGGACAATTTGGTCATTTCGAAGGTGTCCTTTTTGTTCGTTAATTTGATACCGTTTGATGGGTACTACACATTTGACCTCTTAATAACAGATGGGAgtcattttataaaaatcgatttcttcaaaatgtacttgcatttttttaaccactTACCGATTGTACAGTACCCCCtgggcgaaaaagaaaacgccgTAGTTCGCAGCGTCATGAGAAAGGAACTACGCAGAAGGGACCAACTGTACACGCATAAACACGTGGTACATAATTACAGGGATTATTACGCCCTTCCTATAATTCGGAAAGGAGGCGTAATTTCTGGAAAGGATAAACCGAAGAGGGTAAATCGAATTATTCCCATGGCACTCGTCACTTTGTtatttctcctctttttaattcatgtgtattttattttccgccATTTGAAATACAACATGAAGAATATGAACACGAGTTATTTTAACTAcgcttttttgttttcctttgtGTGTGTAATgcttttgtttattttgtatgatttgttttttaaccTCCTCCAAATGCTCTATATTTTCCCCTGggtgttttccctttttttggtatttttttacaaagctTTGAATGCTTTGCGTGAGCACAGGAAAGGCGCTTCCTGCGCGGATTGCAAGCGgtga